tctgccaCGCAGCTATAGTTGCATATATTCAGAAGAAGCAAAAGAATTGCAGCAGGCATTGTCCGGCTACCACTCCTGCCAAGACAAGTGTGAGTGTACAGGTTACAATTCTTCAATGCATCCTTTTTTGAAATTGAATAACATTTTGGGATtgttattttaaatgaaaagtTTGGATTTAACCTTGTAGAATAATTATAGCTTTTTCTGCAAATGTTATAGGGCAAAGCTGGCTCAGCAGCAAAGCAAGGCTTTCAGAAATGCAAAGGTACATTGAATTGGCTCATTTCCCCGTCCTCTTTAATGTTGTCCATTGTTTTAATTGCTTTGTAAATGCATGCTTGAATTTACTTTGACTATCAACATGTCTGTTCCAGCGGGGCGGATCAGTAAACCCTTCGTCAAGGTCGAGGATTCAAGCAGGTAAAGAGCCAGTTTATAAAAAGATGCTTGTTTGCCTCTCCTTTCTGAGGGTTGTTTACATCTGACTATAACATATTTATTTTGACCTCCTCAGGCATTACCGTCCTATCAGCCTCACTATGCCGAACATGCCGGTGTTCAACCTGAAGACTCTTCCTCCCTGTAGTCCCTTCTTTGTCCACGACAAGGTGAATCCTGGGATTAAACAGCAGGGACACAGGTAGGTGTTTCCTCTCTGCTGATCTCAACACAGTGTGTCAAGCTGTCACATgactacatttaaaacaacattttaacCACTGAAACTAGCAAATTCCACCAAAAATTACCCTTAAGGATCTTATTTTAACTAACTAACTTACTTTTTAACTCGGCTCCTTCTGTATTTTTCAGTTGTCTATACTATTTACAGCAGTGTTAATACAAATAACTGATGTTCTGGTAGGGATGCCTGTTCTCAAATACTTGTGTTGTTGTGCAGGTTTGGATTCATATTGTGTGGTGAAGCCAAACTATAAATTTTGATGAAATATAACTCATCACACTTGTAAAAGAAGTTGCACAGAAGTTTTAGTTGGCACTGCTGGAGCCACTCTTCAAGCCCGAATGACATTTGATCAAAATGCAGCGATCcaaactgttttttttctgaTGTTTGGTTTTATTTGTGCAACCTCTGGGAACAGAGGTGTGAAAGCCTCGGCCAGCGAGGAGCGAACAAACGTCCGAAAGAAGAAGCGAGGCGGCTACTGCGAGTGCTGCCTGATCAAATATGAGAACGTCTCAATGgtaagttattttggtaaaaaacTTTCAATGCAATACAATTGGAATACATGAatgcagggctattcaattggcggcccgcgggccaaatctggccccgggtgatatttactggccctttgagtataATGTTTTTACAATATGATGTAAAAAAATATTAACAAATGGAGGAGGCTCTTATACTTTTGAATTACGTTAACATGTAATATAACTGTATATTGACTATTAGTATTTGGCCCTGTTTTAATTACACTGACAAAGATGGTACATTTGTCTCCAAactgtctgttttttttttaatttaaaggaATAATAAGGGAAACTGCATTTTCTCTATAATGTTATTCTCTCTAGGCATTTGTGAATTGATTGTTCATGCAATGGAGGAAATGGTGTATGTAGTACCCTCCAAAGACAGCTGTAATGTTGGGTTATTAAACTGGCTGATTTCCTTTTTGTTAAGCATCTAAAGAGTGAACGTCACAAGGATTTCTCCAAGAGTGATGAGTACCTGGTGGTGGACCAACTGGTGTCAACCCTGCACTGCAACTTCCTCCACATCAAATCTCAGGTTGAACGGTAATATGACCAAACTTCCACCTATATAATATATGTTCACAAGATTATAAAAACTCAATGTGTTTTTGATAGACCTTTTGTCTTTCTATTCACTCTACTCATGGAAACTTGTCTTTGATTCCTTTCAGACTGAAGTGCAGTGTTTCCTCTGTTCTCTTTGTTCCCGAACCCTGTGGGAAAACTGCTCTGAGACACAAGACGGATCTGGATCCCACAGAGATTATTAAAGAAGAGCAGCATCAGACTGCTGATGGCCACATGGGATCTTACTCTGGACACACTTTAAAAATCAGTTCAGTTACTGATTCTGCTCCTCTCAATCACAtggagggggagaggaggaacAATCACTCAAACTCGGACAGATCAAAGCACAAATCTCTTGCACGTAAACGGCCGTGCCGACAGAACTCTTTGACTTCTCGCACCCAAAAAGCAGAGCAGACTCTGAATGATCAGCAGAATATGGAAACAGCGCCCTCTGGGGGTGAATTTCTTCCCTCTATTCGCTCCAGAGAAACTCAGGACAACAAGGAGCACCAAACAATATCTCCAGGCACGAACAGCTCTCCCTCTCACCTCCATGATGTGAACACTCATCAGCTAGAGGAGTctgatgagaaacaggactcCTCGGTGTGTGAGGCTGCTCAGGAAGGAAACGTTCTGCCCGACCAAAAGACTGGAAACAACCTCTCGGAAAGGGAAGAAGTGAGCCTTCCTTCAGCAAGCCTCTGTCCTGTCCGGAAAATACAGAGGAGGGTGAGAGTTTATAAATGCAAAAGACGGAAAATGAGCACACACGATGAAAGTGTGAAGCCGAGTGACATCCCCAACAACTCCCTGCTGAGACTTTTTCAGTCGAGTGATGACATGGAAGTAGAATTTCTGGGGTTTGAGGACTAGGGAGAAAGGAATCGAAGGGATGAACTGGACTATTACTGCCTTTTTAAAATACTTGAAGGATAccatattcatatatatatgtTCATATACACTATAATCTCTCCACAGGAATCTCAGTAGGCAGATTGATCTCATTTTGTTTTATATCAGATGTAAGGCAGATGTGGATGTGCTGTGTTTTTCTAAAACTGAAATGTGGTTAGCAGCATTCAAGGACATTCTATTCACTTTAAAAGGACATGTTGCACCTTTTTCTTGTGCTGTTTTTAAACCAGATTTTGAATTTCAAATTCTAAACTGAACACAATGAACAGTCTCAGTAGACTCGAAGTTAAAGTGATACAAACTGAAATATTGTCTTTAtagtaatatttgtcaaaaCATTTTGTTAAATTACCAAAATAATATGTTGATATCCAGTCGCAACCCTTTTCAAACGATCCTCATCAAACATCTTGTCAAattttagaaggaaaaaaaaattgttagaagaaaaaaaataataGCAAATTGCTTTAACCTGAATTTAAACTCTTAATCTACTTTGTGAAGAAAAATAGGGTGGTGTAATAATATGCTCATCCATTGTTCTACATTGAAATATCCACTAATTGCCCACATGGTCTAATTTGGTTAAATCATAAAACATTATCATTTGTTCACATACTTGACAGTATGtcaatatatttaattttagaAATGCATGGCAAATTTGGGCCTAAACATTAGTCCAGTCATTTATACATATAGTTTCAAGTAGATACATTCTCTAGATGCTATGAAATGAAATGCCACCTGAAGACGTTACTGCTCTGAAGAACAGGAAAAAGGCCCTGACACTTTAAAGTCCCATGGAAACAGAGGCCTTACGTTAGAAAGGAAAAGTGATTTGTGTAAAAAAGAGTGTATGTAATAAACTATTGGTGAATAATTTATTTCCATATTTTACAGACCCTACTTGCAGTTGTGTCCCATAAATATTTTTCATAAAAATGTAGCATTTTGTGAAAGAAGCAgcttaaattaaaaataatttcCCCAATAACCTGAACAAAGGCAGTCTTGAATCTTCTTAAATATGCCGAACTGATCGTATATGTATTTGAAATGCATATAATGGTTGCATATATATTTGAATGTGAATGTCTCGTAGGTTGGATGTGTGGTACTTGACATTATATATGACATTTTAGGATTATTCCTAAGTGCACTTTTCATGACTCGCCTTGTGCTTTTCTGATGCATTAGCTGGACCAGCCTCTCTCTGCCCTGCAGTTAGTGCATTAGCATAGAGCCCTGTTCTCCCTTATGGCTCTCTAATGCTCTGGGTCAGATGGTAGTCTCTGCCACTGACATTAAGAAAGACCTGAGCAGCAATGTTCGGAGGCGTACAGTAAGTACAGCTGCAAATAAAAGCACGAAATTTGTTTCTCATACATATTCAGAACTACTGAAAATGCTTTTATGGTCATACAACATGTCACACATAACCTATTAACATGCTCATTAGGTTCATCCATGAACAGTTATATTTTTCAGGGTTAACGGGGCTTGAGTTTATACGCATAAACTGTTTTTATTAT
This genomic window from Pseudochaenichthys georgianus chromosome 16, fPseGeo1.2, whole genome shotgun sequence contains:
- the dbf4 gene encoding protein DBF4 homolog A isoform X1 — encoded protein: MDKHGFSGECLLKTGGQQQLLFSMRENNMKPKHTHRHPEPNWQGKGTGKACEKATLSQAKPTCVCSPARVKPFAGKVFYLDLPSNRKAEKLEGDIKDLGGTVEKFFSKEIRYLVSNKREARYVHCLRKDSPVPSPGSGPSSPQPAPQQQQQQPGDNMKGKSQGQTDSFIPSRGKSLVERVVKEQERVKMNKILSNALEWGVKIVYIDAIVAYIQKKQKNCSRHCPATTPAKTSGKAGSAAKQGFQKCKAGRISKPFVKVEDSSRHYRPISLTMPNMPVFNLKTLPPCSPFFVHDKVNPGIKQQGHRGVKASASEERTNVRKKKRGGYCECCLIKYENVSMHLKSERHKDFSKSDEYLVVDQLVSTLHCNFLHIKSQVERLKCSVSSVLFVPEPCGKTALRHKTDLDPTEIIKEEQHQTADGHMGSYSGHTLKISSVTDSAPLNHMEGERRNNHSNSDRSKHKSLARKRPCRQNSLTSRTQKAEQTLNDQQNMETAPSGGEFLPSIRSRETQDNKEHQTISPGTNSSPSHLHDVNTHQLEESDEKQDSSVCEAAQEGNVLPDQKTGNNLSEREEVSLPSASLCPVRKIQRRVRVYKCKRRKMSTHDESVKPSDIPNNSLLRLFQSSDDMEVEFLGFED
- the dbf4 gene encoding protein DBF4 homolog A isoform X2 — translated: MRENNMKPKHTHRHPEPNWQGKGTGKACEKATLSQAKPTCVCSPARVKPFAGKVFYLDLPSNRKAEKLEGDIKDLGGTVEKFFSKEIRYLVSNKREARYVHCLRKDSPVPSPGSGPSSPQPAPQQQQQQPGDNMKGKSQGQTDSFIPSRGKSLVERVVKEQERVKMNKILSNALEWGVKIVYIDAIVAYIQKKQKNCSRHCPATTPAKTSGKAGSAAKQGFQKCKAGRISKPFVKVEDSSRHYRPISLTMPNMPVFNLKTLPPCSPFFVHDKVNPGIKQQGHRGVKASASEERTNVRKKKRGGYCECCLIKYENVSMHLKSERHKDFSKSDEYLVVDQLVSTLHCNFLHIKSQVERLKCSVSSVLFVPEPCGKTALRHKTDLDPTEIIKEEQHQTADGHMGSYSGHTLKISSVTDSAPLNHMEGERRNNHSNSDRSKHKSLARKRPCRQNSLTSRTQKAEQTLNDQQNMETAPSGGEFLPSIRSRETQDNKEHQTISPGTNSSPSHLHDVNTHQLEESDEKQDSSVCEAAQEGNVLPDQKTGNNLSEREEVSLPSASLCPVRKIQRRVRVYKCKRRKMSTHDESVKPSDIPNNSLLRLFQSSDDMEVEFLGFED